From a single Leclercia sp. AS011 genomic region:
- the ftsK gene encoding DNA translocase FtsK gives MSQEYTEDKEVNLTKLSSGRRLLEALLILVALFAVWLMAALLSFNPSDPSWSQTAWHEPIHNLGGVPGAWLADTLFFIFGVMAYTLPVIIIGGCWFAWRHRQNDDYIDYFAVSLRLIGALALILTSCGLAAINADDIWYFASGGVIGSLLSTALQPMLHSSGGTIALLCIWGAGLTLFTGWSWVSIAEKIGSVILNVLTFASNRTRRDDTWVDEEYEDDDYDDAEPVAERRESRRARIMRGALARRKRVAEKFANPLGRKTDAALFSGKRMDDEEVAYSARGVAADPDDVLFSGNRALASDYDEYDPLLNGHSVAEPLAAAAAATTATQAFAAPVDPVTPPTPSMPDAHLQPPAVEWHAEPAAPAAPVYAPEPQPYAAAAPQEQWQPPYQPEPVYAQPQYEQPQYQQPQYEQPQYEQPQYEQPQQYEPQQAVYQPEPVVTPPVVDAPPAEEVKPSRPPLYYFEEVEEKRAREREQLAAWYQPVPEPVQEPAPVKAVEIPSVPAPAVEPASVVAPVAANVQQATTAGAAAASAAAPLFSLATSGAPRPQVKEGIGPQLPRPNRVRVPTRRELASYGIKLPSQRMAEEEARKAGRQQYDDDQYEDDADEMQQDELARQFAQQQQQRYGEEYQPEPQQYQTQDDEDDAAEAELARQFAATQQQRYAGEQPTGANPFSLADFEFSPMKDLVDDTPSEPLFTPGVMPEAEPPRQAYTPPPHAQPQQPVQPQQYAQPQQPVQPQQYAQPQQPVQPQQYAQPQQPVQPQQPPAQPQAQQSLIHPLLMRNGDSRPLQRPTTPLPSFDLLTPPPTEVEPVDTFALDQMARLVELRLADFRIKADVVNYSPGPVITRFELNLAPGVKAARISNLSRDLARSLSTVAVRVVEVIPGKPYVGLELPNKKRQTVYLREVLDNAKFRDNPSPLSVVLGKDIAGEPVVADLAKMPHLLVAGTTGSGKSVGVNAMILSILYKAQPEDVRFIMIDPKMLELSVYEGIPHLLTEVVTDMKDAANALRWSVNEMERRYKLMSALGVRNLAGYNEIIAEAAKMGRPIPDPYWKPGDSMDAEHPVLEKLPYIVVLVDEFADLMMTVGKKVEELIARLAQKARAAGIHLVLATQRPSVDVITGLIKANIPTRIAFTVSSKIDSRTILDQGGAESLLGMGDMLYSGPNSTSPVRVHGAFVRDQEVHAVVQDWKARGRPQYIDGITSDSESEGGGGGGADSGEELDPLFDQAVNFVTEKRKASISGVQRQFRIGYNRAARIIEQMEAQGIVSEQGHNGNREVLAPPPFE, from the coding sequence TTGAGCCAGGAATATACCGAAGACAAAGAAGTCAATTTAACCAAGCTCAGCAGTGGGCGCCGACTCCTTGAGGCGTTACTGATCCTTGTTGCTCTTTTTGCCGTCTGGTTGATGGCAGCCTTACTCAGTTTCAATCCCTCCGATCCCAGCTGGTCACAGACCGCATGGCACGAGCCTATCCATAATTTAGGCGGCGTACCGGGCGCCTGGCTGGCGGATACGCTGTTCTTCATCTTTGGCGTGATGGCCTATACCCTTCCCGTCATCATTATTGGTGGCTGTTGGTTTGCCTGGCGTCATCGCCAGAACGATGACTACATCGACTATTTTGCCGTCTCGCTGCGCCTGATTGGCGCGCTGGCGCTGATCCTGACATCCTGCGGTCTGGCGGCGATTAACGCCGATGACATCTGGTATTTTGCCTCCGGTGGCGTGATCGGCAGCCTGCTGAGTACCGCCTTACAACCGATGCTGCACAGCAGCGGTGGCACCATCGCGCTGCTCTGCATCTGGGGCGCGGGGCTGACGTTGTTTACCGGCTGGTCCTGGGTCAGCATTGCTGAAAAAATCGGCAGCGTGATCCTCAACGTGCTGACTTTTGCCAGCAACCGTACCCGTCGCGATGACACCTGGGTTGACGAAGAGTATGAAGACGACGACTACGACGACGCTGAGCCGGTCGCCGAGCGCCGTGAATCCCGTCGCGCGCGCATTATGCGCGGGGCACTGGCGCGCCGTAAGCGCGTAGCGGAAAAATTTGCCAATCCATTAGGACGCAAGACAGACGCAGCCCTGTTTTCCGGGAAGCGGATGGACGACGAAGAGGTGGCTTACAGCGCCCGTGGCGTGGCTGCCGATCCGGATGATGTGCTGTTCTCCGGCAATCGCGCCCTGGCCTCCGACTATGATGAGTACGATCCGCTGCTCAACGGCCATTCGGTAGCAGAGCCGCTTGCCGCTGCTGCCGCGGCGACTACCGCCACGCAGGCCTTTGCTGCCCCGGTTGATCCGGTGACGCCACCCACTCCGTCGATGCCGGATGCCCATCTGCAGCCGCCTGCGGTTGAATGGCATGCGGAACCTGCCGCGCCCGCAGCGCCGGTCTATGCGCCGGAGCCACAGCCTTATGCCGCCGCCGCGCCGCAGGAGCAGTGGCAGCCGCCTTATCAGCCTGAACCGGTGTACGCGCAGCCGCAGTACGAACAACCGCAATATCAGCAACCTCAGTACGAGCAGCCTCAGTACGAACAACCTCAGTATGAGCAGCCGCAGCAGTATGAACCGCAGCAGGCCGTCTATCAGCCTGAGCCGGTGGTCACTCCGCCGGTCGTCGACGCGCCGCCGGCTGAAGAGGTCAAACCGTCCCGCCCGCCGCTTTACTACTTTGAAGAAGTGGAAGAGAAACGTGCCCGTGAGCGCGAACAGCTCGCGGCCTGGTATCAGCCGGTACCGGAGCCAGTGCAAGAGCCTGCCCCGGTCAAAGCGGTGGAAATCCCATCTGTACCAGCTCCGGCCGTTGAGCCTGCGTCCGTCGTCGCACCGGTTGCGGCGAACGTGCAGCAGGCAACGACCGCGGGCGCCGCTGCGGCCAGCGCTGCCGCACCGTTATTCAGCCTGGCAACCAGCGGCGCTCCGCGTCCGCAGGTGAAAGAGGGCATTGGTCCGCAACTGCCGCGTCCTAACCGCGTGCGTGTTCCTACCCGCCGTGAACTGGCCTCGTATGGCATCAAGCTGCCTTCTCAGCGAATGGCAGAAGAGGAAGCACGTAAAGCCGGTCGTCAGCAGTATGATGACGATCAGTACGAAGATGATGCTGATGAAATGCAGCAGGACGAGCTGGCCCGCCAGTTCGCCCAACAGCAACAGCAGCGTTACGGCGAGGAATATCAGCCTGAGCCGCAGCAGTATCAGACTCAGGATGACGAAGATGATGCCGCCGAAGCGGAGCTGGCTCGCCAGTTTGCCGCCACGCAGCAACAGCGTTATGCCGGTGAACAGCCGACAGGGGCGAACCCCTTCTCGCTGGCGGATTTTGAATTCTCACCGATGAAAGATCTGGTGGATGATACGCCAAGCGAACCGCTGTTCACGCCGGGCGTGATGCCGGAAGCCGAGCCGCCGCGCCAGGCCTATACGCCGCCGCCGCATGCTCAGCCTCAGCAGCCTGTTCAGCCGCAGCAATATGCTCAGCCTCAGCAGCCTGTTCAGCCGCAGCAATATGCTCAGCCTCAGCAGCCTGTTCAGCCACAGCAATATGCTCAGCCGCAGCAGCCCGTACAGCCGCAGCAGCCACCGGCCCAGCCTCAGGCTCAGCAGAGTCTGATCCATCCGCTGCTGATGCGTAACGGCGACAGCCGTCCGCTGCAAAGACCGACTACGCCGCTGCCGTCATTCGATCTGTTAACACCGCCGCCAACGGAAGTCGAACCGGTGGATACCTTCGCCCTCGATCAGATGGCGCGTCTGGTTGAACTCCGCCTGGCCGATTTCCGTATTAAAGCGGATGTTGTGAACTATTCCCCAGGCCCGGTGATCACCCGTTTCGAGCTGAACCTTGCCCCGGGGGTGAAAGCTGCGCGTATCTCTAACCTCTCCCGCGACCTGGCGCGTTCCCTCTCCACCGTGGCCGTGCGCGTGGTCGAGGTTATTCCGGGCAAACCTTATGTCGGCCTGGAGCTGCCGAACAAAAAACGTCAGACCGTTTACCTGCGCGAAGTGTTGGATAACGCCAAATTCCGTGATAACCCATCCCCGCTGAGCGTGGTGCTGGGTAAAGATATTGCCGGTGAGCCGGTGGTGGCCGATCTGGCGAAAATGCCGCACCTGCTGGTGGCAGGTACGACGGGCTCTGGTAAGTCCGTCGGTGTGAACGCCATGATCCTCAGCATTCTGTATAAAGCGCAGCCAGAAGATGTGCGCTTCATCATGATCGACCCGAAAATGCTGGAACTCTCGGTATACGAAGGTATCCCGCACCTGCTGACCGAAGTTGTGACCGACATGAAAGATGCCGCCAACGCCCTGCGCTGGAGCGTCAATGAGATGGAGCGTCGCTACAAGCTGATGTCCGCGCTGGGCGTGCGTAACCTCGCCGGTTATAACGAGATCATCGCCGAAGCGGCGAAGATGGGACGTCCGATCCCGGATCCGTACTGGAAGCCAGGCGACAGCATGGATGCCGAGCATCCGGTGCTGGAAAAACTGCCGTACATCGTGGTGCTGGTGGATGAGTTCGCTGACCTGATGATGACCGTCGGTAAGAAGGTGGAAGAGCTGATCGCCCGCCTGGCGCAAAAAGCGCGTGCGGCGGGGATCCACCTGGTGCTGGCTACCCAGCGTCCATCGGTGGATGTGATCACTGGCCTGATCAAAGCCAACATTCCGACCCGTATCGCCTTTACCGTGTCGAGCAAAATCGACTCCCGTACCATTCTCGACCAGGGCGGCGCGGAATCGCTGCTCGGCATGGGGGATATGCTTTACTCCGGTCCGAACTCCACCTCGCCGGTGCGTGTCCACGGTGCCTTTGTGCGTGACCAGGAAGTCCATGCCGTGGTGCAGGACTGGAAGGCGCGCGGTCGTCCACAATATATCGATGGCATCACCTCCGACAGCGAAAGCGAAGGCGGCGGTGGCGGCGGCGCAGATAGCGGTGAAGAGCTGGATCCGCTTTTCGATCAGGCGGTTAACTTCGTCACCGAAAAACGCAAAGCCTCCATCTCCGGGGTTCAGCGTCAGTTCCGCATCGGCTACAACCGTGCGGCGCGTATCATCGAGCAGATGGAAGCGCAGGGCATCGTCAGCGAGCAGGGGCATAACGGCAACCGTGAAGTGCTTGCCCCACCGCCGTTTGAATAA
- the lrp gene encoding leucine-responsive transcriptional regulator Lrp, producing the protein MVDSKKRPGKDLDRIDRNILNELQKDGRISNVELSKRVGLSPTPCLERVRRLERQGFIQGYTALLNPHYLDASLLVFVEITLNRGAPDVFEQFNSAVQKLEEIQECHLVSGDFDYLLKTRVPDMSAYRKLLGETLLRLPGVNDTRTYVVMEEVKQSNRLVIKTR; encoded by the coding sequence ATGGTAGATAGCAAGAAGCGCCCTGGCAAAGATCTCGACCGTATCGATCGTAACATTCTTAATGAATTGCAAAAGGATGGGCGTATTTCCAACGTCGAGCTTTCAAAACGTGTGGGACTTTCCCCGACGCCATGCCTCGAGCGTGTGCGCCGACTGGAAAGACAGGGTTTTATTCAGGGCTATACAGCGCTGCTGAACCCGCATTACCTGGATGCCTCACTTCTGGTTTTTGTTGAGATTACTCTGAATCGTGGTGCGCCGGATGTGTTTGAGCAGTTCAATTCCGCCGTGCAAAAACTTGAAGAAATTCAAGAGTGTCATCTGGTTTCCGGTGATTTCGACTACCTGTTGAAAACCCGCGTACCTGATATGTCTGCATACCGTAAGCTGCTGGGCGAAACCCTGCTGCGACTGCCTGGCGTGAACGACACCCGTACCTACGTGGTAATGGAAGAAGTCAAACAGAGCAATCGTCTGGTTATTAAGACGCGCTAA